In the Flagellimonas sp. HMM57 genome, one interval contains:
- a CDS encoding ParB N-terminal domain-containing protein encodes MDKNIKQDILDILKKSQSISKEGKSILINQISEIFDQYKEPVSKLLWVPINTILPNSYNPNKMATPEKHLLLRSMLDHGITLPLIVSTKEQQHYRLIDGYHRWKLIKKSKVLQNRLDHKVPVVILDLPKTEQIVATIRHNRARGKHQIGEISEVVKTLSINEWAPSKIMEALGMDADEVLRLKQFNGLGELFKDDDYSQSWH; translated from the coding sequence ATGGACAAGAATATAAAGCAAGATATCCTGGACATTTTAAAAAAAAGTCAAAGTATTTCTAAAGAAGGGAAATCAATCCTCATCAATCAGATTTCAGAAATATTTGATCAGTATAAAGAGCCTGTTTCGAAACTGTTGTGGGTGCCTATAAATACTATTTTGCCAAATAGCTATAATCCCAATAAAATGGCCACTCCAGAAAAGCATTTGCTACTTCGTTCCATGCTCGACCATGGGATTACGCTGCCTTTGATAGTTTCAACTAAAGAACAACAACACTATAGGTTAATTGATGGATACCATCGTTGGAAACTTATAAAAAAAAGTAAAGTATTGCAGAATAGATTAGACCATAAAGTACCGGTTGTGATATTGGACCTTCCCAAAACAGAACAAATAGTAGCCACCATACGGCATAATAGGGCTAGGGGAAAACATCAAATAGGAGAAATAAGTGAGGTGGTAAAAACATTATCGATTAATGAGTGGGCGCCATCAAAAATTATGGAAGCATTGGGCATGGATGCAGATGAGGTACTAAGGCTTAAACAATTCAATGGCCTCGGGGAATTATTTAAAGACGACGATTATTCTCAATCATGGCATTGA
- a CDS encoding DUF3440 domain-containing protein — MPKSYLDENVHTAAKKRMQDIFNTFSKIYVAFSGGKDSTVMLHLALEIAKSENRLPLDVLFVDLEGQYGTTIEHIEEVALNPEEINLHWVCLPLNLRNSVSVFQPHWRCWDPEQSKDWIRPMPQHPQVVSDLDYYPFFRYGMEFEDFVYQWGNWFSNGELSTCLLGIRSDESLNRFFSVTANGWRGINWMSQASNSLVFSYPIYDWRTEDIWRYVGKKKIKYNKLYDYFYLCGMSIHKMRICQPYGDDQRQSLAYYHQIEPDTWNKVVRRVHGVNFGAYYGKTAVLGRIKVVLPEGLTWKRYTYILLQSMPEITRNHYAAKIKTFLRWWENNGFSFELVPDQGNLKLENSGKLPSWRRICKCIIKNDWWCRSLGFTQTKKTYETLYAKR; from the coding sequence ATGCCTAAATCCTATTTAGACGAGAATGTTCATACTGCAGCCAAAAAGCGCATGCAAGATATATTTAATACCTTTTCAAAGATATATGTAGCCTTTAGTGGCGGTAAGGACAGCACCGTTATGCTACATTTGGCCCTAGAAATAGCCAAATCTGAAAATCGCTTGCCACTTGATGTCCTATTTGTTGATTTGGAAGGACAATACGGTACCACCATTGAGCATATTGAAGAAGTGGCACTAAATCCAGAAGAAATCAACCTACATTGGGTATGTCTGCCATTGAACCTGAGAAATTCGGTGAGTGTTTTTCAGCCCCATTGGCGCTGTTGGGACCCAGAACAATCCAAGGACTGGATTCGTCCTATGCCACAGCACCCTCAAGTAGTATCAGACTTGGACTATTATCCCTTTTTCCGTTATGGAATGGAATTCGAAGATTTTGTGTACCAATGGGGCAATTGGTTTTCAAATGGCGAGTTGTCCACATGTTTATTGGGAATTCGATCGGACGAAAGTTTGAACAGGTTCTTTTCGGTAACCGCCAACGGTTGGCGCGGAATAAACTGGATGAGCCAAGCATCGAACAGCCTGGTATTTTCATATCCTATTTACGATTGGCGAACTGAGGATATCTGGCGTTATGTAGGCAAGAAAAAAATAAAGTACAATAAACTCTATGACTATTTTTATTTATGTGGAATGTCCATTCATAAAATGCGTATTTGCCAACCCTATGGTGATGACCAGCGTCAAAGTTTGGCTTACTACCACCAAATTGAGCCAGATACCTGGAATAAGGTGGTAAGGCGAGTACATGGCGTTAATTTTGGTGCGTATTACGGTAAAACAGCTGTTCTTGGAAGGATTAAAGTAGTACTTCCTGAAGGTCTAACATGGAAAAGGTACACCTATATTTTGCTACAGTCCATGCCAGAAATCACCAGGAACCATTATGCAGCGAAAATAAAAACCTTTCTCAGATGGTGGGAAAACAACGGATTTTCTTTTGAGCTAGTCCCGGACCAGGGCAACTTAAAATTGGAAAATTCGGGAAAGCTACCCTCTTGGAGAAGAATATGTAAATGTATCATCAAAAACGACTGGTGGTGCCGCAGCTTGGGCTTTACCCAAACCAAAAAGACATATGAAACCCTGTATGCCAAAAGGTAG